The following are from one region of the Nicotiana tabacum cultivar K326 chromosome 3, ASM71507v2, whole genome shotgun sequence genome:
- the LOC107821148 gene encoding uncharacterized protein LOC107821148 produces the protein MSAYNAFKACAPISWSPNLYITLVRGIPGTRRLHRRTLEALRLRKCNRTVMRWNTPTVRGMLQQVKRLVVIETEEMYKARKEKLSDHKALRPPLVVNHHAAPAADSVQ, from the exons ATGAGTGCTTACAATGCTTTTAAAGCTTGTGCTCCAATCTCATGGAGCCCTAATCTATACATAACCCTTGTAAGGGGTATTCCAGGCACTAGGAGGCTCCATAGGCGTACCCTAGAAGCATTGCGTCTGCGGAAATGCAATCGGACTGTAATGCGGTGGAACACGCCTACTGTTAGGGGAATGCTTCAGCAG GTGAAAAGGTTGGTTGTCATTGAGACAGAAGAGATGTACAAGGCACGTAAGGAGAAACTTTCTGATCACAAAGCTCTACGTCCTCCGTTGGTTGTAAACCATCATGCAGCCCCTGCAGCTGATTCAGTTCAGTAA
- the LOC107821146 gene encoding uncharacterized protein LOC107821146 produces MPRPVYNTEEVDNNNILIRDELRYNKRALAEEHQQLVKNLTDEQKSVYEKIIRDVNEDKGEFFFLYGFGGTDKTFIWRTLSSAIISRGDIVLTVASSEIASLLLPGGRKAHSRFVIPLNVTEDSTCNIKQGTPLANLIIKAKLIIWDEAPMMHRYCFEALDKTLRDILRFKDASNLHRPFGGKTIVLGADFRQILPVIPKGSRQDIVNASLNSSYLWPHCQLLKLTKNMRLQGNEIGTHLDELRVFSDWILAIGDGIVGTSVDGNEKVQIPDDLLIKQSVDPTSAIVESTYPNFNSRCNDIGYLQQRAILTQTLDMVESINEYMISLNESSEKSYLSSDTICNSDSTYSALEHVHTPEFLNTIKCSGVPNHALTLKVGIPLMLLRNIGQSAGLCNGTRLIITKLGNQVIEAKVLAGQMAGQKVFIPRMTLTPSDARIPFKFQRRQFSIIVSFAMTINKSQRQSLSHVGLFLKKPVFTHGQLYVALSRVTSRKGLKILVCDDDGNITTEATNVVFKEVFRNLV; encoded by the coding sequence ATGCCAAGGCCTGTTTATAATACGGAAGAAGTTGataacaataatatattaatacGGGATGAATTGCGTTATAATAAACGCGCTTTGGCAGAGGAACATCAACAATTAGTAAAGAATTTGACAGATGAGCAAAAGTCagtttatgaaaaaataataagagatgTGAATGAAGACAAAGGTGAGTTTTTCTTTTTATATGGTTTTGGAGGAACGGACAAGACTTTTATTTGGAGAACTCTATCTTCTGCCATAATATCTAGAGGAGATATTGTCTTAACTGTTGCATCTAGCGAGATTGCATCTTTGTTGTTACCAGGTGGTCGAAAAGCTCATTCAAGATTTGTGATTCCTCTAAATGTAACTGAAGATTCAACATGTAATATAAAGCAAGGTACTCCTTTagcaaatttaattattaaggcAAAGTTGATTATCTGGGATGAGGCACCCATGATGCATAGATATTGTTTTGAAGCTCTTGATAAAACTTTAAGAGATATTCTTAGGTTTAAAGATGCATCCAATTTACACCGACCATTTGGAGGTAAAACAATTGTTCTTGGTGCTGACTTCAGACAAATATTACCTGTTATTCCAAAAGGTAGTAGGCAAGATATTGTTAATGCTTCTCTCAATTCTTCTTATTTGTGGCCTCACTGTCAACTGTTAAAGTTAACAAAGAACATGAGATTGCAAGGTAATGAAATAGGGACACATCTAGATGAGTTGAGAGTTTTTTCAGATTGGATTTTGGCAATTGGCGATGGTATAGTTGGTACTTCTGTTGATGGCAATGAAAAAGTCCAAATACCAGATGATCTTTTGATAAAACAATCCGTTGATCCAACATCTGCAATTGTAGAAAGTACGTATCCGAATTTCAACAGTCGTTGCAATGATATAGGATACCTACAACAAAGAGCCATTCTTACTCAAACTCTTGATATGGTGGAATCAATCAACGAATATATGATTTCCCTTAATGAAAGTTCTGAGAAATCATATTTGAGTTCCGATACAATCTGCAACTCTGATAGTACTTATTCAGCACTGGAACATGTACACACTCCTGAATTCTTAAATACAATTAAATGTTCTGGAGTTCCAAATCATGCTCTTACGCTAAAGGTTGGTATTCCACTAATGTTATTAAGAAATATTGGTCAGTCAGCAGGATTATGTAATGGAACAAGGTTGATCATAACTAAACTTGGAAATCAAGTTATTGAAGCAAAGGTTTTAGCGGGACAGATGGCTGGACAGAAAGTGTTTATTCCAAGAATGACATTGACGCCATCTGATGCTAGAATTCCATTCAAGTTCCAGCGAAGACAATTTTCAATCATTGTATCTTTTGCCATGACAATCAACAAAAGCCAAAGACAGTCATTGTCTCACGTgggattatttttaaaaaaaccaGTTTTTACACATGGACAACTATATGTTGCTCTTTCTCGAGTGACGAGTAGAAAGGGATTAAAAATATTGGTTTGTGATGACGATGGGAATATAACTACTGAAGCTACAAATGTTGTATTTAAAGAAGTTTTTCGAAATTTAGTCTAA
- the LOC107821149 gene encoding uncharacterized protein LOC107821149, with the protein MEFDKEDNGFISVPAPEFGAIFMSNIATKRDCFKHKVFGLPSSMANFVKEVKKGMILFLFEYERRQLFGVYRAISDGEMNIAPNAFISSGKQFSAQVRFVPIWYCSPLSENEFRDAIRENYFSARKFHFGLSDEQVHRLLRLFSSRKLKNKLPPRKLTTGASNGVDEDHIVVNNNSYATSGAFDIKRSDVDLEPSLSRGYPRSFRGVKRGNDDMFLIEHRVKDGDKIDSAEHLYYNDKRRRLGNDGRLLRDNAAEDKLHILSLTEHEANLVVRDQIVNENNMDANFGPGRSNQQRKPSDGDRTRIGTHYAGFLRNNSVDKAHSMDDSHEPALSRRNKSDPFCNIGTVSDDWQSSLDRVGQKSQLDSDIYSTIVSERFVNSPYNQKGKDGRLFTREISRNESKFHTGLGRGFDHQAATDDDECFLSRRNGANKKCVDSFLIPAASDGNSAYAGDVGRQVAEVRSYPMNDFDRLVPGTEDFQRPLTVAGRTGYSPMNKRTSGYSTMFLAETEFPQSTEAQNLGPSCSKFHDATIPRVMPRKHELPSSCYELTETYEVEQGSNFVQKRPSSDVYRKNNYASFKGISSPYSYPEFTKRGLESASEDGHTVLLQSHDGFNTPPINVGISEAMEPNRSCSFSYRTAFLPRESIGQQFRDDINEGENWRFSSQAVLSSTAHLYSGNYQCADEELGDGHVIWQGSDIIHVGRRSRSPNSSWLLRQGNVLTNLDHANSPGADIINNEYEDNILTDVVHSDSRNSRRSVFNRLSLAPKVCKLREQVADHSMSYDEYYMDTSVDEIMDLLYEDQNIVPKKPLNRKPYIRKVGYGETNRSGKHAAVVKNDTEQPGDSMMRVLRESANEVLEETLNHVLAETRVVDFKRRRETNRASEQTNAEFNEEVKTNASEHTVLQNAQENSCKTAVAKDSADKPSKRRKLVRPVFDENNSRSDLNHQLPCHTGDKVNTGNSDSSEFQSAL; encoded by the exons ATGGAGTTTGACAAAGAAGATAATGGTTTTATTAGTGTTCCTGCTCCTGAGTTTGGTGCAATTTTCATGTCAAACATTGCAACAAAGAGAGACTGCTTTAAACATAAGGTCTTTGGCCTTCCATCGTCCATGGCTAATTTTGTAAAGGAGGTCAAAAAAGGAATGATCCTGTTCCTATTTGAATATGAAAGGAGACAACTTTTTGGAGTGTATCGGGCTATCTCAGATGGGGAAATGAACATTGCACCCAATGCATTTATTTCTTCAGGGAAGCAGTTTTCCGCACAG GTCCGATTTGTGCCGATTTGGTACTGTAGTCCACTATCTGAAAATGAGTTCCGCGATGCCATTAGGGAGAACTACTTTTCGGCAAGGAAGTTCCACTTTGGTCTGTCTGATGAGCAG GTTCATAGGCTTCTTAGGTTGTTTAGTTCAAGAAAGTTAAAGAATAAGTTACCCCCAAGAAAGCTCACAACTGGAGCGAGCAATGGAGTTGACGAAGACCATATAGTGGTCAATAACAATTCATATGCAACAAGTGGTGCTTTTGATATCAAACGTTCTGATGTTGATTTAGAGCCTTCCCTTTCAAGAGGATATCCAAGGTCATTCCGTGGAGTAAAGAGAGGCAACGATGACATGTTTCTAATTGAGCATAGAGTGAAGGACGGAGATAAAATTGATTCTGCTGAACATCTCTACTATAATGATAAGAGGAGAAGATTAGGTAATGATGGAAGGTTATTGAGGGATAATGCTGCTGAAGATAAGCTTCATATTCTCTCCCTCACTGAACATGAAGCAAATTTAGTGGTAAGAGATCAGATAGTAAATGAAAATAACATGGACGCTAATTTTGGTCCGGGCAGATCAAATCAGCAAAGAAAGCCTTCAGATGGTGATAGAACTAGAATTGGTACTCATTATGCAGGTTTTCTAAGGAACAATAGTGTGGATAAAGCACATAGCATGGATGACTCTCATGAGCCTGCCCTTTCTAGAAGGAATAAAAGTGACCCCTTTTGCAATATTGGAACAGTAAGTGATGACTGGCAGAGTTCCTTGGATAGAGTAGGACAAAAGAGCCAGTTGGACTCTGATATTTATTCTACAATTGTGTCTGAACGCTTTGTGAACTCACCATACAATCAGAAAGGAAAAGATGGTAGATTATTCACGAGAGAAATAAGCAGAAATGAATCTAAGTTTCATACAGGTCTCGGAAGAGGATTTGATCATCAAGCGGCCACTGATGATGATGAATGCTTCCTTTCTAGGCGTAATGGAGCAAATAAAAAATGTGTTGATAGCTTTCTTATCCCGGCTGCTTCAGATGGGAACTCCGCTTATGCTGGAGATGTAGGTAGACAAGTGGCTGAAGTTCGTAGTTATCCAATGAATGATTTTGATAGGCTGGTCCCTGGTACAGAAGACTTTCAGAGGCCTCTCACCGTAGCTGGTCGCACTGGTTACTCTCCAATGAACAAAAGAACCTCAGGGTACTCTACCATGTTTCTTGCTGAAACAGAATTTCCTCAGTCAACAGAAGCACAAAATCTTGGTCCCTCTTGCTCTAAATTCCATGATGCAACAATACCGAGAGTCATGCCACGTAAGCATGAACTCCCCAGTTCTTGCTATGAACTTACCGAGACTTATGAAGTTGAACAAGGCTCAAACTTTGTGCAAAAACGACCTTCTTCCGATGTTTATAGAAAGAATAACTACGCATCGTTTAAAGGAATATCTTCTCCATATTCCTATCCAGAATTTACAAAGAGGGGCCTGGAATCAGCTTCTGAAGATGGACACACGGTTCTGCTTCAGTCACACGATGGGTTCAACACTCCACCCATAAATGTTGGAATTTCTGAGGCAATGGAACCAAATAGGTCTTGTTCTTTTAGTTATAGAACTGCTTTCCTTCCAAGGGAATCTATTGGTCAACAATTTAGGGATGATATTAACGAGGGCGAGAATTGGAGATTTTCATCTCAAGCTGTCCTCAGTTCAACTGCTCATTTGTATTCTGGTAACTATCAGTGTGCTGATGAGGAACTAGGTGATGGGCATGTTATATGGCAAGGGAGTGATATAATTCATGTTGGAAGAAGATCCCGCTCTCCTAATTCAAGTTGGTTGCTCCGTCAAGGAAATGTTTTGACAAATCTTGACCACGCCAACAGTCCAGGAGCAGATATCATTAATAATGAATACGAGGATAACATATTAACTGATGTTGTACATTCTGATTCCAGAAATTCCAGAAGAAGTGTTTTTAATCGCTTATCTTTGGCTCCTAAAGTATGCAAGTTGAGAGAACAAGTAGCTGATCACAGTATGAGCTATGATGAATATTACATGGATACGTCAGTTGATGAAATTATGGACTTGTTATACGAGGATCAGAATATTGTACCAAAAAAGCCATTGAATCGGAAACCATATATTCGAAAAGTTGGATATGGTGAAACTAATAGGTCGGGAAAACATGCTGCAGTTGTCAAGAATGACACAGAGCAACCTGGTGATTCAATGATGAGAGTTCTCAGAGAAAGTGCAAATGAAGTTCTTGAAGAAACTCTGAACCATGTCCTAGCAGAGACCAGAGTGGTGGACTTCAAGCGCAGGAGAGAGACGAATCGAGCTTCAGAACAGACTAACGCGGAATTCAACGAAGAAGTAAAGACAAATGCTAGTGAACACACAGTCCTTCAGAATGCACAAGAAAACAGTTGTAAAACTGCTGTGGCTAAGGATTCAGCTGATAAGCCATCAAAGCGTAGAAAACTTGTGCGACCAGTATTTGATGAAAACAACTCCAGGAGTGATTTGAATCACCAACTTCCTTGTCATACAGGTGACAAGGTTAACACAGGGAATTCAGATTCGAGCGAATTTCAATCCGCTCTCTAA
- the LOC107821144 gene encoding uncharacterized protein LOC107821144, with product MSKAAKVVIRSLTDLESIVSFRFSLRMLSIPLHSDCPCINNQGDRIHATIGKYVLKFFRNKIHELRLYRMNYFVVGPNNLKLRTTTHKLKLTFTQKTFVEETNDPSFHMNIFNLRPFHQLTNEHDVDETELLDVVGQIVTYEDVKTYNQGDDQSFLINVVLEDDQRNMIMAILWSELVDQIQHHLNESADEPLIVVFQHMKPQKYRGLP from the exons ATGTCGAAGGCTGCAAAAGTTGTAATAAG ATCTTTAACTGATCTGGAATCCATTGTGTCATTTCGTTTTTCACTTCGAATGTTGAGTATACCTTTACACAGTGATTGTCCTTGTATTAACAATCAG GGTGATCGTATACATGCTACAATCGGAAAGTATGTTCTTAAGTTTTTTAGGAACAAGATACATGAACTTCGCTTATATCGTATGAACTACTTTGTAGTCGGACCAAATAATTTGAAGTTGAGGACTACGACACACAAGCTGAAGCTGACATTTACTCAAAAGACATTTGTCGAGGAAACAAATGATCCTTCATTTCATATGAACATCTTTAACTTGCGCCCTTTTCACCAACTAACAAATGAACATGATGTCGATGAGACAGAATTACTCg ATGTTGTTGGTCAGATTGTGACCTATGAAGATGTTAAGACCTACAATCAGGGAGATGATCAAAGTTTCCTTATTAATGTTGTACTCGAAGATGATCA GAGGAACATGATTATGGCTATATTATGGAGCGAACTTGTGGATCAAATTCAACATCACTTGAATGAATCTGCCGATGAgcctttgattgttgttttccaGCATATGAAACCTCAAAAATATCGAGGTTTACCATAA